One genomic region from Thermoleptolyngbya sichuanensis A183 encodes:
- a CDS encoding DUF4912 domain-containing protein, with the protein MSRIKHRGTSAATLVFLLSAAIAPSIAGTAAWKTMGLAPALAQSGTTGFALPASVPSGTRININGSPSLSAINQAFKQQFESRYPGTQVNLSADGAEDALQAVDAGRVDLAAIARPLTDAEKARGLVAVPAGRRKIAFIVGSNNPFNGSLSDEAVSQIYWGDVTDWSAFGGAPGAIRPIDRPEGSDLRRAIASYDKYRSRPFGSGGSVVRLNPDTTDELVRQLGNDGIGYAIADEVLGRSDVRAVPMDDVLPSDPRYPFSLPVFYVYKGPQPNEAAQAFLGFATDANVQAAVSPGASGAPVAPPPVAVAPASPAAPDASPVAPDASPVPDASPAEPAATPAPGEPVPGETPAGTVSPAPESPAETADEPAEGGSFPWFLLLAVPVLGGLLWWLFRKPEDEALLDLPGTSRLVLTPRSCRDVYAYWELSEADRALLAEQGGRNLQLRLYDVTGKDASRADERNMQQFDCDENTQDFHIPVAEEAGDYVAEVGYLSNEREWLPLARSAAVHVPACVPGETEGGWAESGTGSGTESGIATGAVPPVGVPAPTAPPIGAIAPSRIILVPRDETDAYVYWEVSEQQKAAARQNGGEVMALHLYDVTEREAGGVLRPVRQFQCNEAVPDCHIPIPQPHRDYLVELGYVTRDRRWIKLAQSEPVRVPPASDVVTAEQVLAAEPDPLSNLNLSDLDLDDLDLDL; encoded by the coding sequence CCGGATTTGCGCTGCCTGCCAGCGTTCCCAGCGGCACTCGTATCAATATCAACGGCTCCCCCAGCCTCAGCGCAATTAACCAGGCGTTCAAACAGCAGTTTGAATCCCGTTATCCAGGTACTCAGGTCAACCTTTCTGCCGACGGGGCCGAGGATGCGTTGCAGGCGGTGGATGCGGGCCGGGTAGATCTAGCGGCGATCGCCCGTCCGCTGACGGATGCCGAAAAAGCGCGAGGGCTGGTGGCGGTGCCTGCGGGACGGCGCAAAATTGCCTTTATCGTCGGCAGCAACAATCCGTTTAATGGCAGCCTCAGCGATGAAGCCGTGTCCCAAATTTACTGGGGCGATGTAACGGATTGGTCTGCTTTTGGCGGTGCGCCAGGAGCGATTCGCCCCATCGACCGACCCGAAGGCAGTGACCTGCGGCGGGCGATCGCCAGCTATGACAAATATCGAAGTCGTCCCTTTGGCAGTGGCGGCAGCGTGGTGCGGCTGAATCCAGACACCACCGATGAGCTAGTGCGGCAGTTGGGCAACGACGGCATTGGCTATGCGATCGCCGATGAGGTGCTGGGTCGCTCGGACGTTCGCGCTGTGCCGATGGACGACGTGTTGCCGTCTGACCCCCGCTATCCCTTCTCGCTGCCCGTGTTTTATGTCTACAAAGGGCCCCAGCCCAATGAGGCGGCCCAGGCGTTTCTGGGCTTTGCGACCGATGCCAATGTGCAGGCTGCGGTCAGCCCCGGTGCAAGTGGCGCACCTGTTGCCCCGCCCCCGGTCGCCGTTGCGCCGGCCTCACCCGCCGCGCCCGATGCCTCGCCCGTCGCGCCCGATGCCTCCCCAGTGCCCGATGCCTCGCCTGCGGAGCCTGCCGCAACGCCCGCGCCGGGTGAGCCTGTGCCTGGGGAAACGCCTGCGGGAACGGTTTCTCCTGCGCCAGAATCTCCGGCGGAGACTGCCGATGAGCCTGCGGAAGGCGGCAGTTTCCCCTGGTTCCTGCTGCTGGCTGTGCCGGTGCTGGGCGGGCTGCTGTGGTGGCTATTCCGCAAGCCCGAAGACGAAGCCCTGCTCGATTTGCCAGGTACGAGTCGGCTAGTGCTAACACCCCGCTCCTGCCGCGATGTCTATGCCTATTGGGAATTGTCGGAGGCGGATCGCGCATTGCTAGCAGAACAAGGCGGGCGCAATCTCCAGTTGCGGCTGTATGACGTGACGGGAAAAGACGCGAGCCGCGCCGACGAGCGCAATATGCAGCAGTTTGACTGCGACGAAAATACGCAAGATTTCCACATCCCGGTTGCCGAAGAAGCCGGAGACTACGTGGCTGAAGTCGGCTACCTGTCGAATGAGCGAGAGTGGCTGCCGTTGGCACGCTCGGCGGCGGTGCATGTACCTGCCTGCGTTCCGGGTGAAACCGAGGGCGGTTGGGCAGAGTCTGGCACTGGGTCGGGTACTGAGTCGGGCATTGCGACGGGTGCAGTGCCTCCGGTCGGCGTGCCAGCCCCGACTGCGCCGCCGATTGGGGCGATCGCCCCCAGCCGCATTATTCTGGTGCCCCGCGATGAGACCGATGCCTACGTGTATTGGGAAGTCTCGGAACAGCAGAAAGCAGCGGCGCGGCAAAACGGTGGCGAGGTGATGGCGCTGCATCTCTACGACGTGACCGAGCGCGAAGCGGGGGGTGTTCTGCGCCCTGTGCGCCAGTTCCAGTGCAACGAGGCCGTACCCGATTGCCACATCCCGATTCCGCAGCCCCATCGAGATTATCTGGTGGAACTGGGTTACGTGACGCGCGATCGCCGCTGGATCAAGCTAGCCCAGTCTGAACCTGTCCGAGTTCCCCCAGCGTCGGACGTGGTCACAGCGGAACAGGTGCTTGCGGCGGAACCTGACCCGCTCAGCAACTTAAACCTGAGCGACCTGGATCTGGACGACCTGGATCTGGACTTGTAG
- a CDS encoding peptidoglycan-binding domain-containing protein: protein MTLDQSRAIASKPLATAIVSANPTCLYPWDTGHAVAEVQELLCAHGYRVKVDGDFGWLTEEAVRAFQRRQNLRVDGIVDPTTLATLKATLQPGCRTLRPGHSGADVYVLQKVLNRLGNALTVDGVFGEKTAEAAIAFQAQNSLTPSGTVCPRTWTALHKALNPDPQTAQPEQPRVKMHRLRRLVPALGRV from the coding sequence ATGACCCTAGATCAATCGCGGGCGATCGCCAGCAAGCCACTTGCAACAGCAATCGTTTCTGCCAACCCAACCTGTTTGTACCCCTGGGATACGGGACACGCCGTTGCCGAAGTGCAGGAACTCCTCTGCGCTCATGGCTATCGGGTTAAGGTGGATGGGGATTTTGGCTGGCTGACGGAAGAAGCAGTTCGCGCCTTCCAGCGCCGGCAAAATCTGCGGGTAGACGGGATCGTTGATCCAACAACCCTCGCCACCCTCAAGGCCACCCTCCAGCCCGGCTGTCGCACTCTGCGCCCTGGCCATTCTGGAGCCGATGTCTACGTATTGCAGAAAGTGCTGAATCGATTGGGCAATGCTTTGACCGTGGATGGCGTGTTTGGCGAAAAAACGGCTGAGGCGGCGATCGCCTTTCAAGCCCAAAACAGCCTCACCCCCAGCGGCACTGTCTGTCCCCGAACCTGGACGGCGCTCCACAAAGCGCTCAATCCTGACCCCCAAACTGCTCAGCCTGAGCAACCCAGGGTGAAAATGCATCGTCTGCGCCGTCTGGTGCCTGCTCTTGGGCGAGTTTAG
- a CDS encoding choice-of-anchor Y domain-containing protein, with protein MGTKPTDQPWLAFGNLGDMTESLIAGGVNLNTLGNSAFPGGIRNLTYAGYGNKNTSGNLVNSRFPELDADQGFTVAFSINLVSEARSNENRAGFSILVTTQTNTKAIELGFQQINSSTGKIFAQGDGITPNPGGEPNNLFVAAESVSFNTNQVADYRLTILGNRYTLFADGNQILSGPLRNYTAFEGVTPPGGTEPIDPYEEPNVIFLGDNTTSARASVNFYQLVLQTQTRVRFQPNAGFNGTSNFTFRGWDTTDGKSNGDRTNTSTNGGSTPFSAAFAAATITIQAGGTGGGTGGGTGGGTGGGTGGGTDGGTGGGTGGGTGGGTGGGTGGGTPLQIEFIGTENDDTLTGNAANNRIWGLAGNDLLVGGDGDDTLVGGLGQDTYDGGLGADVHVFAGATLRAALQTSPVRRPDRILNFGPADVIQFDFDDNLATPDLPRKLFNAGRIRAKTLLDATRLAFADKNQKQRGKQALRALEATFFTYRGTRYLTFNDPKAGFSPRNDFLVAMPGMQFDASDANRGALRVSNYFV; from the coding sequence TTGGGCACCAAACCTACCGACCAGCCCTGGCTAGCCTTTGGCAATTTGGGAGACATGACCGAATCACTGATCGCTGGAGGCGTGAATCTCAATACGCTGGGGAACTCTGCTTTTCCTGGAGGCATCCGAAACTTGACCTATGCTGGATACGGCAACAAAAACACCAGCGGTAATCTGGTCAACTCCCGTTTTCCAGAACTGGATGCAGACCAGGGATTTACAGTTGCCTTCAGCATTAACTTAGTTTCAGAGGCTCGCAGCAACGAAAACCGGGCCGGCTTCAGCATCCTCGTGACAACCCAGACCAACACCAAGGCGATTGAACTGGGCTTTCAGCAGATTAATAGCTCAACGGGCAAGATCTTTGCCCAGGGCGATGGCATCACGCCCAATCCTGGCGGGGAGCCGAACAACCTGTTTGTGGCGGCAGAGTCCGTCAGTTTTAACACCAATCAGGTTGCCGACTACCGACTGACGATTCTGGGCAATCGCTACACGCTGTTTGCCGACGGCAATCAAATTCTGTCTGGACCGCTGCGAAACTACACAGCCTTTGAAGGAGTTACACCACCGGGCGGCACGGAACCAATCGATCCCTACGAAGAACCCAATGTCATCTTTTTGGGCGACAACACGACATCGGCGCGGGCATCGGTGAATTTCTATCAACTGGTGCTGCAAACCCAGACGCGGGTGCGGTTTCAGCCAAATGCTGGATTTAATGGCACGTCGAATTTCACCTTTCGAGGGTGGGATACGACGGATGGTAAATCGAATGGCGATCGCACTAATACCAGCACAAACGGCGGCTCTACTCCCTTCAGCGCAGCCTTTGCAGCCGCGACTATCACAATTCAAGCGGGTGGCACAGGCGGCGGCACAGGTGGTGGAACGGGCGGCGGCACGGGTGGCGGCACAGGTGGTGGAACGGACGGCGGCACGGGTGGCGGCACAGGCGGCGGTACGGGTGGCGGCACAGGCGGCGGCACAGGCGGCGGCACACCCCTGCAAATCGAATTTATCGGCACTGAAAATGACGACACCCTGACAGGCAACGCCGCGAATAACCGAATTTGGGGATTGGCAGGCAACGACCTGCTGGTTGGCGGCGACGGCGACGATACGCTGGTCGGCGGGCTGGGGCAAGACACCTACGACGGCGGGCTGGGGGCAGATGTGCATGTGTTCGCAGGCGCAACGCTCAGAGCAGCCCTGCAAACCTCTCCAGTTCGCAGACCCGATCGCATTTTGAACTTTGGGCCGGCCGATGTCATTCAGTTTGATTTTGACGATAATCTTGCCACTCCTGATCTGCCCAGGAAGCTCTTCAACGCAGGCAGGATTCGCGCCAAAACGCTGCTGGATGCCACCCGGCTCGCCTTTGCCGACAAAAACCAGAAGCAGCGAGGCAAACAAGCGCTGAGGGCGCTGGAGGCGACGTTCTTTACCTATCGAGGCACCCGCTATCTGACTTTTAATGACCCAAAGGCAGGCTTCAGTCCCCGCAATGATTTTCTAGTGGCGATGCCGGGAATGCAGTTTGACGCGAGCGATGCCAACCGGGGTGCGCTGCGGGTCAGCAATTATTTTGTGTAA
- a CDS encoding calcium-binding protein — MVVRCLGLVILAVDRAVVLAVVLAAAVVLAAAVVLAAAVVLAAAVVAAAVVAVAVVAAVAAVAATVILTIPDDGFVRIPVTDCICCGCYTTDTSVGIDDLVSGDAANNVIIGTERNNTLQGLDGDDRLEGLFGNDRLKGGNGNDTLIGGEGNDLLCGDNGNDVLVGGTGNDTLVGGLGKDTLEGGEGADIYRFAGCSLPEALKNSTLRQMDTIVGANFREGDRLEIAVSGFPARPRRLFNAGRIQAKNLQAAIRQAYADVSPRKRGSQPLGTQQAVFFQFGQRSYLAVNDTARGFNAKNDMVVAFQGNLRTVLGSDASANVLQVPSYFA; from the coding sequence GTGGTGGTCCGGTGTCTGGGCCTGGTGATTCTGGCAGTGGATCGGGCGGTGGTGCTGGCGGTGGTGCTGGCGGCGGCGGTGGTGCTGGCGGCGGCGGTGGTGCTGGCGGCGGCGGTGGTGCTGGCGGCGGCGGTGGTGGCGGCGGCGGTGGTGGCGGTGGCGGTGGTCGCGGCGGTGGCGGCGGTGGCGGCGACGGTGATCTTAACAATTCCAGATGATGGTTTCGTTCGTATCCCCGTGACTGACTGCATCTGCTGTGGCTGCTACACCACAGACACCAGCGTTGGTATTGATGATTTGGTTTCTGGCGATGCCGCAAACAACGTGATCATTGGCACGGAGAGGAATAATACTCTTCAAGGTTTAGATGGCGACGACCGGCTAGAAGGGCTATTTGGCAATGACCGACTGAAAGGCGGCAACGGCAATGATACTTTGATTGGCGGCGAGGGCAATGATCTGCTCTGCGGCGACAATGGCAACGATGTTTTAGTTGGCGGGACGGGTAATGATACGCTGGTCGGCGGTCTAGGCAAAGATACCCTTGAAGGTGGTGAAGGGGCAGATATCTATCGATTTGCAGGCTGCTCGCTCCCAGAAGCGTTAAAGAACTCGACGCTGCGGCAAATGGATACGATTGTGGGTGCTAATTTTCGAGAGGGCGATCGCCTAGAAATTGCGGTTTCCGGCTTCCCTGCCCGTCCCCGCAGGTTGTTCAACGCAGGGCGCATCCAGGCGAAAAACCTGCAAGCCGCGATTCGCCAGGCCTATGCTGATGTTAGCCCGCGCAAACGAGGCAGCCAGCCGCTCGGTACCCAACAGGCCGTGTTCTTTCAATTTGGACAGAGATCCTATCTGGCAGTCAATGATACAGCTCGCGGGTTTAATGCCAAAAACGATATGGTCGTGGCATTTCAGGGCAACTTGAGAACCGTTCTGGGTAGCGACGCTAGCGCAAATGTGCTGCAAGTGCCGTCCTATTTTGCATAG
- a CDS encoding serine/threonine-protein kinase — MSLYCSQGHANTPGSRFCNRCGEALSAAAGGQELLGDRYKIVRELGHGGFGRTYLAEDQNRFRESCVLKEFAPQVQSSYALQKAEELFQREAGVLYQLQHPQIPRFRELCRTQFNGKPSLFLVQDYVDGPTYRQLLDQRRLQGKTFSEAEVTQLMRDLLPVLHYIHSLGVVHRDIAPDNLILRTADQLPVLIDFGGVKQVAASVASQYTPSAPTPTRVGKVGYAPDEQMDHGQVYAHSDLYALAVTVLVLLTGKEPGELGDLSAGTWRQGIKLSPTLSRTLMKMLADSPRDRFQTAAEVLQALQPLPGANPSLLPPPGTLPPAAYAPPSTQPTYAVSPQPPVSPPPNPAPTAAVPVPAPAPRLPATKAPLGGIGLGPILATVAIAAGVSAAVWGTRDVWLSLLPGGESPPDVVETVSPSPEPEFSAEERQRKAALTQRRQDLGVDSGFLVQITDSTFHQRYPELGGRSLGKGEADAEWRERWDAIATEWLDIFEQELSSTARRKLGKYSTSDRTAWRDAVNKLYVSSRALNDLTDAQFFNRFPDLRGQDFINAPIGQVWQGMAADQVAAMQSGKTLSRIEFSPGSLGESVSGNLKPGEGRVYIANLQAEQPARFDLETNSGAALFSIYPPTPSAQVPPILEDSETTRWAGTLPQSGYYEFVVVSRGREGLRYRLNLAVDRVITTPASPDDRPTPRQSDEPVRPGN, encoded by the coding sequence ATGTCGCTCTATTGCAGCCAAGGCCACGCCAACACCCCCGGCAGCCGCTTTTGCAACCGGTGTGGAGAGGCACTGTCGGCTGCGGCGGGCGGGCAGGAATTATTGGGCGATCGCTACAAGATTGTGCGCGAGCTGGGGCACGGTGGCTTTGGGCGGACGTACCTGGCAGAAGACCAGAACCGCTTTCGGGAATCCTGCGTGCTGAAGGAGTTTGCGCCCCAGGTGCAGAGCAGCTACGCCCTGCAAAAGGCAGAGGAACTGTTTCAGCGAGAAGCGGGCGTGCTGTATCAGCTTCAGCACCCCCAGATTCCCCGCTTTCGGGAACTCTGCCGCACCCAGTTCAACGGCAAGCCCAGTCTGTTTTTGGTGCAGGACTATGTGGACGGGCCGACCTATCGCCAACTGCTAGATCAGCGCCGCCTCCAGGGAAAAACCTTTTCGGAAGCGGAAGTGACGCAACTGATGCGCGATCTGCTGCCCGTGCTGCACTATATCCACAGCCTGGGCGTGGTGCATCGCGACATTGCGCCGGATAACCTGATTTTGCGAACCGCCGATCAACTGCCCGTGCTGATCGACTTTGGCGGCGTAAAGCAGGTCGCCGCGTCCGTCGCCTCGCAGTATACGCCCAGCGCCCCCACGCCGACCCGCGTCGGCAAGGTCGGCTATGCGCCAGACGAGCAGATGGATCACGGCCAGGTCTATGCCCACAGCGATTTGTATGCGCTGGCGGTGACGGTGCTGGTGCTGCTGACGGGCAAGGAACCGGGGGAGTTGGGCGATTTGTCGGCGGGTACGTGGCGGCAGGGGATCAAGCTGAGTCCAACGCTCAGCCGCACGCTGATGAAAATGCTGGCCGACTCGCCGCGCGATCGCTTCCAGACCGCCGCTGAGGTGCTGCAAGCCCTGCAACCCCTGCCGGGAGCGAATCCCAGCCTGCTGCCCCCACCAGGAACCTTGCCACCCGCCGCCTACGCGCCGCCCTCGACTCAGCCAACCTACGCCGTTTCGCCCCAGCCGCCCGTTTCGCCGCCGCCGAACCCAGCGCCTACGGCGGCGGTTCCTGTGCCTGCGCCTGCGCCCCGCTTGCCTGCAACAAAGGCTCCCCTGGGTGGCATTGGGCTGGGGCCGATTTTGGCAACGGTGGCGATCGCCGCAGGGGTGTCTGCGGCCGTGTGGGGGACGCGCGACGTGTGGCTATCGCTGCTGCCGGGGGGCGAGTCGCCGCCGGACGTGGTGGAAACCGTCAGCCCGTCGCCAGAGCCAGAATTTTCGGCAGAGGAGCGCCAGCGCAAAGCAGCTCTCACCCAACGACGGCAGGATTTGGGCGTAGACTCTGGCTTTCTGGTGCAAATTACCGATAGCACCTTTCACCAGCGCTATCCCGAACTGGGTGGCCGCAGCCTGGGTAAAGGCGAGGCAGATGCAGAATGGCGAGAACGCTGGGATGCGATCGCCACTGAGTGGCTGGATATCTTTGAGCAGGAACTCAGCAGCACGGCTCGGCGCAAACTGGGGAAATATTCGACGAGCGATCGCACGGCCTGGCGAGATGCCGTGAACAAACTCTACGTCAGCAGCCGCGCCCTCAATGACCTGACCGATGCACAGTTTTTCAACCGCTTCCCCGACCTGCGTGGGCAGGATTTTATCAACGCCCCCATCGGCCAAGTCTGGCAGGGCATGGCGGCGGATCAGGTGGCGGCGATGCAGTCGGGTAAAACCCTCAGCCGCATTGAGTTTTCACCCGGATCGCTAGGCGAATCAGTAAGCGGCAACCTCAAACCTGGGGAGGGCAGGGTCTATATTGCCAACCTGCAAGCCGAGCAGCCCGCCCGGTTTGACCTGGAAACCAATTCTGGCGCGGCGCTGTTTTCCATCTACCCACCGACCCCCAGCGCCCAGGTGCCGCCGATCCTGGAAGACTCTGAAACAACCCGCTGGGCAGGAACCCTTCCCCAGAGCGGCTATTACGAATTTGTCGTGGTGTCTAGAGGCCGCGAGGGGCTGCGCTATCGGCTCAACTTGGCAGTCGATCGCGTGATCACAACCCCCGCCAGCCCCGACGATCGCCCCACGCCGCGCCAGTCTGACGAGCCAGTGCGGCCGGGAAACTAA
- a CDS encoding glycosyltransferase family 2 protein, translating into MTKLIIQIPCYNEEKTLGLTLSELPRQVPGVDVVEWLIINDGSRDRTVDVAKAYGVDHIVNFSTNQGLAKGFMAGLEACLRAGADIIVNTDADNQYCAEDIPRLIQPILHKQAEIVVGERPIWETKHFSTTKKVLQNLGSSIVRLASNTDVPDAPSGFRAFSREAAMQLNVFNNYTYTLETIIQAGQKGMAIASVPIRTNPQTRKSRLVRSIPSYVWRSATTILRIFMLYRPLRFFLMAGTLPMGLGALLGLRWLLLYWFDDPTRARAPSLILAAVLVLIGFQLWMFGLVADLMAANRQLLEENRLRLRRIELERERQKGERALE; encoded by the coding sequence ATGACCAAGCTGATTATTCAAATTCCCTGCTACAATGAAGAAAAGACGCTGGGGCTCACGCTGTCGGAACTGCCGCGCCAAGTTCCGGGAGTAGACGTGGTGGAATGGCTGATTATTAACGACGGCAGCCGCGATCGCACGGTGGACGTGGCCAAAGCCTACGGGGTCGATCACATCGTCAACTTTTCGACCAATCAGGGCTTAGCCAAAGGTTTCATGGCAGGCTTAGAGGCTTGCCTCAGGGCTGGGGCCGATATTATCGTCAACACCGACGCAGACAATCAATATTGCGCCGAAGACATTCCCCGGCTGATCCAGCCAATTTTGCACAAGCAGGCGGAAATCGTCGTTGGCGAACGCCCGATCTGGGAGACAAAACACTTTTCCACCACCAAAAAGGTGCTACAAAACCTGGGTAGCTCCATCGTGCGGCTAGCTAGCAATACCGACGTGCCCGATGCGCCCAGCGGGTTCCGCGCCTTTAGCCGCGAGGCCGCCATGCAGCTTAACGTGTTCAACAACTACACCTACACGCTGGAAACCATTATCCAGGCGGGGCAAAAGGGGATGGCGATCGCCTCCGTGCCGATTCGCACCAATCCGCAAACCCGCAAGTCGCGCCTGGTTCGCAGTATTCCGTCCTACGTGTGGCGATCGGCCACCACGATTCTGCGAATCTTCATGCTCTATCGGCCGCTGCGCTTTTTCCTGATGGCGGGCACGCTGCCAATGGGGCTGGGCGCACTGCTGGGCCTGCGCTGGCTGCTGCTGTACTGGTTCGATGACCCCACCCGCGCCCGTGCGCCGAGCCTAATCTTGGCGGCGGTGCTGGTGCTGATCGGCTTCCAGCTTTGGATGTTTGGACTAGTAGCAGACTTGATGGCGGCAAATCGGCAACTGCTGGAGGAAAATCGCCTGCGGCTACGGCGCATCGAGTTGGAGCGGGAGAGACAGAAAGGGGAAAGGGCGCTGGAATGA
- a CDS encoding SH3 domain-containing protein: MVLPGAIALLLTGCPPSTTSASVERNGLDDSPRNASAQPTDSTAETSLPKTDPSQMSGTPNAAKSTTSEQDAVRQAVISDPAIVEFLQRRAARLSSDTDPLSLIEVGTIAIADNYAIARYSTREGDLLDYYNVLLVKQNGFWVVADFLGMSTEITKARLVYWGVPEGIITQLVDMLRAQDPEIYLNDAYDHGDAPMPCTTQIEDSNPPTNVRQLAPASGVLGRVIGQLPNGTPVRVAQSYNGWLKIRQPLVGWVSMDLTRVSCGDSLAEVQQNLNALQAKEEQLYAEAADTLVRYLYRGAEGAFAEAAIARFNEFAMYHFYALEAAFDPHNEEVRRQILQRVIAAGMHPEARESFERAWRNRDPDAAPSPTLQTWRSLN, encoded by the coding sequence CAACGGACAGCACTGCCGAAACGTCACTGCCTAAAACCGATCCCTCACAGATGTCTGGAACCCCCAATGCTGCCAAAAGCACCACCAGTGAGCAAGACGCAGTGCGACAAGCGGTGATCAGTGATCCGGCAATTGTTGAGTTTCTCCAGCGTCGGGCAGCGCGATTATCCAGTGATACAGATCCCCTCTCTCTGATTGAAGTTGGCACAATTGCCATTGCTGACAACTACGCGATCGCAAGATACAGCACGAGGGAGGGCGATCTACTGGACTACTACAATGTGCTGCTGGTCAAGCAAAACGGCTTTTGGGTCGTAGCGGATTTCCTCGGCATGAGTACAGAAATCACCAAAGCCCGTCTTGTCTATTGGGGAGTGCCAGAGGGCATCATCACCCAACTGGTAGACATGCTCCGCGCTCAAGATCCTGAAATTTATCTGAATGATGCCTATGATCATGGCGATGCCCCGATGCCCTGCACAACGCAGATAGAAGACTCCAACCCGCCGACCAACGTGCGTCAGTTAGCACCTGCCTCAGGCGTGCTGGGGCGAGTCATTGGTCAATTGCCCAATGGCACCCCGGTGCGCGTGGCCCAGTCTTACAACGGTTGGCTCAAAATTCGGCAGCCGCTAGTGGGCTGGGTGTCGATGGATCTGACGCGGGTGTCTTGTGGCGATTCGCTGGCAGAGGTGCAGCAGAACCTGAATGCATTGCAGGCAAAGGAGGAGCAGTTATACGCAGAAGCCGCCGATACGCTGGTGCGCTATCTCTATCGCGGGGCGGAAGGAGCGTTTGCTGAAGCGGCGATCGCCAGATTCAATGAGTTTGCGATGTATCACTTCTATGCCCTGGAAGCAGCCTTCGACCCCCACAATGAAGAGGTGCGCCGCCAGATATTGCAGCGAGTGATTGCTGCCGGAATGCATCCCGAAGCGCGAGAAAGCTTTGAGCGGGCATGGCGAAACCGTGATCCAGATGCAGCGCCATCACCAACTCTGCAAACTTGGCGATCGCTCAACTAG